The DNA segment ATCTAGCTCCGATTTAGGGCTCGTTTCCAGTCACTGTACAGGCTGCCCAAGTGAGGATTTTTAccccttcgttttaattcatttatttgACGTATTTAAGTGGCATTTGGAAATAGGGCAAGATCTTATGACATTGCATCTTGAGCCCTATTGTATTATTTATTGCGATTTGGCACGTATTATGGTCTGGGAATCCAGGTGCGGCTGATAGGCCTTTTATATGACACCTGATTTCGTATATATGATTGAACACCCCTCTTGTTAGTGTGGCCTTTAGGGGTAAGCATTGGTATTGTGACATCGAGTTCGTTTCGCTGTGCGGTATTGGGGCTGAGCCGTGGGTGTGAGTTGACACATCATGGCATGCCAAGACAGGTGCTAGAGCTGCATGATGATGTGGTGCCAGTGTGTGTTATGGCTCTAGCATTGTTCCTGTTGTTATCGCATTGTACTGTTTTATTGGTTCATGTCTATCCTGTTTGCATTGAGCCTAGTTAAATGCATTGCATATTGCATCCATGAATAggttttatgcatgatttattatCGTTGTTATTTAACTAGAATCTTATCCTCGGTCTGGGGTTACTGTGGCTGCTTTTGGGCGCCATGGTAGATCACACAAGTGGTTTTGCAGTATTAGGAGGAGAATCCGCCAGGTGAGCTCGTGGTTGAGGTTGGGTAGTGTTGACGTGTTTCCCTGTTATGTATATGTAATATGTCAGAGTTTAGATATTTACAGGGGAGATGCCCTGAGTATTTGTATTAGTTTGGGAGTTTTATGTCGTGTTTTGGATGTTAATATGTTGTTATGAGTTTGTCAGCTCTATCTATTATTTGGTTGgatgttttatattattatttgtgTCTGAACGACGCTCGTTTGTGTGTATTTGAGTTTGTTGAGGTCCTAGTTTGAGTTATTTGATACTTTGTCTGTGTTTTTTGGTATATCTTATTTACGGGGGGTTATGTCGAAATTTTTCTAGGCTCAAAGGCTATTTTTAATTGTAGTAACTCACAGGTTGGGTGAAGCACAATTATTACTTGATCATGAGATGAAAATGTGGCCGCATTCTAATGTCCAATGTCTTTGGTTTTTTCATAACACAGCTTGTGTTTAATTCTTTTTGCCACTTTTTGGCATTGATTAGGATTTAAGGTAGAATGGGCCGGAAAGCTGGTACATTGTACATTAATCCAAAGAAGTTTGGCAATCTTCAAAAACCTTGTATGAGAGAAATGGTTTCGTTTCTTAGTTGTTTGTCTCTGAGCCAAGGCAACGATCAAAAATGTACTCGGCAGAAGTCACTGTTGAGTGCCTGCATGGATGCTCAGGTAAGTTGACACTGGGTCGTTTGTGCAATTTGAACATTTTATTCAACTACCTTTGGCAATTTCCTGAAGAATTTGGTTTTGTGCTCAGCAATCAGCTTCATGTCTGGGCGTGCGATTAACTTACCTTTTCTATTCCCTTTCTGCAGACGGCTAATAAAAGAAAACCTTGGGGTAGCATAAACTATCACTTACAGAGGCTTAACAAAGGAAGAAAGTAGGCACTGGACTTTGGTATTAAGACTGCATCAGATGACATATTCTGTGTTGAAAACAAAACCCCAAAGTTTAAGTAACTTTAACGCGAACTAGCTAAAAAGTATTCTgtttcttcacatattccggcTGTTTTTTTAAATCCAGTAAATGAACGTAATTTCAGAGTGTTTCTGCAAGAGTTCAACATGTTTATGTTTCAAACTGGAAGCAACTTTTATGTTGGGAAGTGAATTTAATTTATGTAGAATGACTTTTCAGCTGATTTTGTTTTGTTAGCATGTCTATTTATCTCATCTCTATTGGATTTCCTAATCCCTCTAAGAATGGCTACCACATAATTCTCCTCTACTCACTTGAAGCAGCaccaatttattaaaatttaactgGAGCAAGGAGAAGGCTCCAACATGGAAATTTAATACGCTTAAGTTCGATTAATCAAATACTTTTAGAACACATGATTTCACGAGCCATATATTTCTTTCACCATCACTTCtaattttattgaattcatACAAGTGGATAGATATTTACCAGTCTCATGGTCGCACAAATGACACAAACTTTATGTTAATTCTAAAGATTCGTTGCAAAAACAAAACATTATGCCAAGGGGACTAATTAAGCCTATTGATTGGAAACATCTTATAATAAATACCTCTTTTTATTATTTCTGACACGCACCAATATAGCCCTCTcggatattaatatattttacttGACTCAATTATGACTTTTTAATGTATGATTAATTTGGTCATTGTGTTTTGAAATGAAAATATGTATTGTTTTTCTACCCATATAAGGATCACAGGATTCCTTCTGTTTCTTTTTTCGGTGTAGTTTggtgagattttttttttttgtttctataAAAACATCTTTAAAATACACACcatatatattttgtatttgGAAAATGTGTGTCTCTTCTATGTAAATGCACATGATAAGAGACGTCACTACTCGCTGCGATCAATGGGGTTTTATCTTTAGAACGGTTGAGTGTAGATACTACCCGCAGGGTAGTGCCCTGTGGGTGACGTGGCAgctcatgattggttaaaattagtGGGAGCCACTAATTTTGATCAATCATGAGGTTAAACATCACCCGCAAGATAGTGCCCTGCGAACGGCATGTAATAAACCCCTTAGAACATCAAATATAATATTGTTTGACGACATAAGATTTACCATCGCTCAAGCTCTTTTCTCCCccttagtattttattttttataatttcattGTGTTTATATTTTACAAATTAACACAAATCACTAAATTCCCCCGACAATTATTGCTCATAGTATCATATTTGTCGTGTTCACATTCGAGAAATAAAACAGACTAATATTATTTCAGTTTTTATAGTTTATTGATTCTTGCATGGGATTCTACCGTAAATATCGGTTTCGAACTTATCGTGATAAATTGTGGCAATTTGTAGAGGAGAAGGCTCTATCAAACATTAATTAACCATTCAATATTTCTTTCAATTCCGATCACAGATCTAGTCAAAAAGTAAAATGATGACACTGCAATTGGTTAATTTTATATACATGGCAACACACACTTTTCCTCAAAGTGCTGGAATTCAAATTGTAATCGAGTTGTACGATGAATCCTATGAAAGTCATTCTTGTATCTTGAAAATTCTCTGCAGAGTACTGCAGCCCCTATGCGTGGATATTTAAGCTATACACCCGTCTCGCCTTTTTGACGGGTTGGATGAACAAACGTCTTATTTTATATAGTAGAAACGGATCGACTTGACGAGTCTAACTCATTCTGATAATTTGTATTAATCAAGAAAgagtaacactcttgtgagacggtctcgttcgtgagacgggtcaaccctattcatattta comes from the Henckelia pumila isolate YLH828 chromosome 1, ASM3356847v2, whole genome shotgun sequence genome and includes:
- the LOC140875716 gene encoding uncharacterized protein, producing the protein MGRKAGTLYINPKKFGNLQKPCMREMVSFLSCLSLSQGNDQKCTRQKSLLSACMDAQTANKRKPWGSINYHLQRLNKGRK